A genomic stretch from Falco naumanni isolate bFalNau1 chromosome 8, bFalNau1.pat, whole genome shotgun sequence includes:
- the RAD50 gene encoding DNA repair protein RAD50, with the protein MSRIEKMSILGVRSFGVEDKDKQIITFFNPLTILVGPNGAGKTTIIECLKYISTGDFPPGTKGNSFVHDPKVANETDVRAQIRLQFRDINGELVAVQRSMVSTQKGKKTEFKTLEAVITRTRHGEKVSLSSKCAEIDREMISALGVSKAVINNVIFCHQEESNWPLSEGKALKQKFDEIFSATRYIKALETLRQVRLKQSIKVKECQTVLKFLKQNKEKAQDIQDQLSHREAQLAASKENVKSIESQLDPLKTSLAAVEQNLIKAMRLDNDVKALESRRRQMEKDNQDLQQKMEKVFQGTDEQLRDRYQNHQRAVKEKEKRLSDCKRELDRATKECQRFNSEKSELLIEQGRLQLQADRHQEHISTRDSLIQSLAAQLELDGFERAPFNERHITSFQRLLKERQERDTEAANHLTREFVRKEAMKQKQIDEIRDKKTGLERTIDLKSDIQNKKQIELKNVKYELQQLEAFSDRVVELDQEIVKTEHELEKAEKNNNVEALKLEVQTLQNEKINLDKALRKLDQEMEQLNLHTTTITQMDMLKKDKADKEEQIRKVKSRHSEELTSLLGYFPNKKQLEDWLHGKNRKINQTRDDLADLNKRLASAEYHKTYVSNELRKKEAQLSLHEAKLFDVCGSQDFDSDLKKLQDEIEKSSKQRAVLAGATAVYSQFVTQLTEENQSCCPVCQRVFQTEAELQDVISDLQSKLRLAPDKLKSTESELKRKEKKRDEMMSLKPLRQTVVELQDKDIPDLRNKIQNVQRDLTGLKGEIEEQKSFLQKALSEEEGAKARLQDITLMERYQTDIRDVERKIAQQEAKLLGVDLSRTVLQVSQEKQEKKHLWDTVTGKIELNQKLEQDQQNQIQQLKSTVNELKAEKLQISSSMQRRQQLEEQTVELTTEVQSLCREIEEAKEQILPLNATLETLQQEKEDLVNKRTASNKQTQEKIDVIKEKAKDINKYVKEIENYIQQGKDDYKKQKESELREVNSQLTACEKQKEKISKEMEMIRQDIDTQKIQERWLEDNLTLRKRNEELKEVEDNIKQLVKEMGEMKVPQMKNEQKHLEEKIESLKRNHHVALGRQRGFEEEIVRFKRELQESQFKDAEKKYREMMIDMRTTELVNKDLDLYYKAFDKAIMTFHSMKMEEINKIIRDLWRNTYKGQDIEYLEIRSDADENVSASDKRRSYNYRVVMIKGDTALDMRGRCSAGQKVLASLIIRLALAETFCLNCGILALDEPTTNLDRENIESLAHALVEIIKSRSHQRNFQLLVITHDEDFVELLGRSEYVESFYRIKKNIDQCSEIMKCSVTSLGSYVH; encoded by the exons ATGTCAAGGATTGAGAAAATGAGTATCCTTGGAGTGAGGAGTTTTGGGGTAGAGGATAAAGACAAACAGATTATCACTTTCTTTAATCCATTAACTATTTTGGTGGGACCAAATGGTGCAGGAAAAACG ACTATCATTGAATGTCTTAAGTATATATCCACTGGAGATTTTCCTCCTGGCACCAAAGGAAACTCATTTGTTCATGATCCAAAG GTTGCCAATGAAACAGATGTTAGAGCTCAGATTCGATTACAGTTTCGAGATATAAACGGAGAGCTCGTAGCTGTCCAGCGATCCATGGTCAGTACgcagaaaggcaagaaaacagaatttaaaacacTGGAAGCTGTCATTACTAGAACAAG GCATGGTGAGAAGGTCAGTCTGAGTTCCAAGTGTGCAGAAATTGATCGAGAGATGATCAGCGCCCTTGGTGTTTCCAAAGCAGTGATTAACAATGTCATTTtctgccaccaagaagaatccAACTGGCCACTAAGTGAAGGGAAGGCCCTGAAACAAAAATTTGATGAGATCTTTTCAGCAACAAG gtATATTAAAGCACTTGAAACTCTCCGTCAAGTACGACTGAAACAAAGCATTAAAGTAAAAGAGTGTCAGACAGTACTGAAATTcctaaaacagaataaagaaaaagcacaggacATCCAGGATCAGCTTAGCCATAGAGAGGCTCAACTGGCTGCTTCTAAGGAGAATGTAAAATCAATTGAGAGTCAACTTGATCCTCTAAAG actTCGCTGGCAGCAGTTGAACAGAATCTTATAAAAGCAATGAGGCTAGACAATGATGTGAAGGCCCTGGAGAGCAGGAGACGGCAGATGGAGAAAGATAATCAAGATTTGCAACAGAAGATGGAAAAG GTTTTTCAAGGAACAGATGAACAACTAAGGGATAGATACCAGAACCACCAGAGAGCagtgaaggagaaggagaagagatTATCAGACTGTAAGCGTGAATTAGATAGAGCCACTAAAGAATGCCAGAGATTTAACAGTGAAAAATCAGAACTACTTATTGAACAAG GTCGTCTTCAACTGCAAGCAGATCGTCACCAAGAACACATCTCAACGAGGGATTCGTTAATTCAGTCtttggcagcacagctggaattAGATGGTTTTGAGCGAGCACCTTTTAATGAAAGGCACATTACCAGTTTTCAGAGGTTGTTGaaggaaagacaggaaagagaTACAGAAGCTGCAAATCATTTGACG AGAGAATTTGTACGAAAAGaagcaatgaaacaaaaacagaTAGATGAAATAAGAGACAAGAAAACTGGGTTAGAAAGAACTATTGACCTGAAATCAGACattcaaaataagaaacaaattgAGCTGAAGAATGTAAAATACGAATTGCAGCAGTTGGAGGCATTTTCAGACAGAGTTGTGGAGTTGGATCAGGAGATTGTCAAGACA GAACATgagctggagaaggctgagaagaACAACAATGTAGAAGCACTCAAACTGGAAGTACAAACtctgcaaaatgagaaaataaacctGGACAAAGCTCTTAGAAAGTTGGATCAAGAGATGGAACAGCTGAATCTACATACCACGACAATTACCCAAATGGACATGCTGAAGAAagacaaa GCAGACAAAGAAGAGCAAATTAGAAAAGTAAAATCAAGACATTCTGAGGAACTGACATCACTTTTAGGATACTTTCCGAATAAAAAACAACTTGAAGACTGGCTTCATGGTAAAAATAGAAAGATTAATCAGACAAGGGATGATCTTGCTGACCTTAA CAAACGACTGGCATCAGCAGAATATCATAAAACATATGTCAGTAACgagctgagaaaaaaagaagcgCAGTTGTCTCTTCATGAAGCCAAACTTTTTGATGTTTGTGGAAGCCAAGATTTTGACAGTGATCTGAAGAAACTTCAGGATGAAATtgaaaaaagttcaaaacagcGAG CTGTGCTTGCTGGAGCCACTGCAGTTTATTCGCAGTTCGTTACACAACTGACAGAGGAGAACCAGTCATGTTGTCCAGTTTGTCAAAGAGTTTTTCAAACAGAGGCTGAACTGCAAGATGTAATTAGTGATCTACAGTCTAAGCTGCGTCTTGCTCCAGACAAACTGAAGTCAACAGAGTCTgagcttaaaagaaaagagaaaaaacgTGATGAAATGATGAGTCTTAAACCACTTAG gcAAACTGTAGTTGAACTCCAAGATAAGGACATACCAGACTTGAGGAACAAGATACAGAATGTACAGAGGGATTTAACAGGCCTGAAGGGTGAGATAGAAGAACAGAAATCGTTCTTGCAAAAAGCTTTGTCTGAGGAGGAAGGTGCCAAGGCACGTTTACAGGATATAACACTAATGGAAAGGTACCAG ACTGATATTAGGGATGTTGAACGAAAAATTGCTCAGCAGGAGGCTAAGCTGCTAGGGGTTGATTTAAGTCGAACTGTTCTACAAGtaagccaagaaaaacaagagaaaaaacacttgTGGGATACAG TTACTGGTAAAATTGAGTTAAATCAAAAACTCGAGCAAGACCAGCAAAATCAGATTCAGCAGCTAAAGAGTACAGTTAATGAGCTTAAAGCAGAGAAACTTCAGATTTCCAGCAGTATGCAGCGTCGTCAACAACTGGAGGAACAAACAGTGGAATTAACCACTGAGGTTCAGTCCTTATGCAGAGAGATTGAG GAAGCAAAAGAACAAATACTGCCTTTGAATGCAACTTTAGAgacactgcagcaggagaaggaagatCTAGTCAATAAAAGGACTGCAAGtaataaacaaacacaagagaag ATAGATGTCATAAAAGAGAAAGCTAAAGACATAAACAAGTATgtgaaagaaattgaaaactaTATTCAACAAGGAAAAGACGATTATAAAAAG caAAAGGAGTCTGAACTGCGTGAAGTAAATTCTCAGTTAACTGcctgtgagaaacagaaagaaaagataagcAAAGAGATGGAAATGATCCGACAAGATATTGACACTCAAAAG ATACAAGAAAGGTGGCTAGAGGATAATCTTACTTTGAGGAAACGGAATGAAGAGCTCAAAGAAGTTGAAGACAATATAAAACAACTGGTGAAGGAGATGGGAGAAATGAAAGTCccacaaatgaaaaa tgaacaaaaacatttagaGGAGAAAATAGAGTCTCTGAAAAGAAACCATCATGTTGCGCTTGGCCGACAACGTGGATTTGAGGAAGAGATTGTTCGGTTTAAAAGGGAACTTCAAGAGTCTCAGTTcaaagatgcagagaaaaaatacagggaGATGATGATTGATATGAGAACAACAGAGCTAGTGAACAAAGATCTGGACCTTTATTACAAGGCTTTTGATAA AGCAATAATGACATTTCATAGCATGAAGATGGAAGAAATCAACAAAATAATTCGTGACCTTTGGCGAAACACCTACAAAGGACAAG ATATTGAATATTTAGAAATCCGTTCTGATGCAGATGAGAATGTCTCAGCCTCTGATAAAAGAAGAAGTTACAATTATAGAGTGGTGATGATAAAGGGAGATACAGCACTGGATATGCGAGGAAGATGTAGTGCTGGGCAAAAG gtgCTTGCTTCTCTTATTATTCGTCTTGCTCTGGCAGAAACATTCTGTCTCAACTGTGGCATATTGGCACTAGATGAGCCTACTACCAATCTTGATCGAGAAAACATAGAGTCTCTTGCACATGCCCTGGTGGA GATAATTAAAAGCCGCTCACACCAGCGTAACTTTCAGCTCCTGGTGATCACTCACGATGAAGATTTTGTGGAACTTCTGGGCCGTTCTGAATATGTGGAGTCATTCTACAGGATTAAGAAGAACATTGACCAGTGCTCTGAGATCATGAAATGCAGTGTCACCTCCCTAGGCTCATACGTTCATTAG
- the LOC121092524 gene encoding interleukin-4-like codes for MIIPVPVLLILLALPACQGHVAARLQTSTFLKESIRLLNELLKTKVSCDNINMTNIFTGHKEYDDMETLCKATTVAWEGRSCHRHLEGIYLNLLSLVQRKSPAHKAPCPVAAGNTTSLNDFLVDLRRVLQRLVKD; via the exons ATGATCATCCCGGTCCCCGTCCTGCTCATCTTGCTGGCGCTGCCAGCCTGCCAGGGCCACGTGGCTGCTCGGCTGCAGACCTCCACCTTTCTGAAGGAGAGCATCAGGCTGCTGAACGAGCTCCTGAAGACAAAG GTTTCCTGTGACAACATAAACatgacaaatattttcacaggCCATAAg GAATACGACGACATGGAGACCTTATGCAAAGCCACCACAGTAGCCTGGGAGGGCCGGAGCTGCCACAGGCACCTGGAGGGCATTTACCTCAACTTGCTCAGTCTGGTCCAAAGGAAGAGCCCAGCCCACAAG gCACCATGTCCCGTGGCAGCCGGCAACACTACCTCCCTGAACGACTTCCTAGTGGACTTACGCAGAGTCCTCCAACGACTAGTAAAAGACTAG